A genomic stretch from Neospora caninum Liverpool complete genome, chromosome III includes:
- a CDS encoding putative oxidoreductase yields MVGHSSLRAFRLGNLAVLGALFIITVAAEPLAEKAPEKLAGLKLSNDENGNRRRPKRFQDIAVLETDGKLSPETQAVLDSFLDVGKQEKKSRRRSASNEGTEQESDRTRHIPPPAPTYVPKFVPMNMSEPFPSAPGFASPTSSSQSEESEEDFSYDIEKEYEKARLKYRDAQVVKDKEEFDFIVVGCGCTGCPLASYLALKGEGVAAADQTMMQVINTRSGVRTHVATVMGGGTSSDLAIYVEETENYFKYMNKRFPAYKFHWPTIQRMDKVWSSYSLFDTKEGGFRRSTDVFIDELPERAKKNLVVRTRHNVEWIEFDLDQNPPRAKCVVYRPTAYEDIKPQGTSFASSLPSSSAHWGPWVGTFLAPKSVLIKSGEVDPTDFFQKKQAKFFRKVCLTERRGSQIILSAGAIHSAVILYKSGIGPLPQLKKIKTPVIVEHPYLGQRFSDRVFIPVSAFSKHYADELTPVPFAPIRRLSTLDPLSSKATTPRARARRDKHVASNNEDADQTSGNEDTKRGGRKERRHHKGIFATGGQVNAGSGDENADATQGVTRADGGISALGLTENEDEAQLASAPSDEEDQASGSSPARIFLADLQRPIPPELSGKYLDVYFPQKGDLDPPRVCQGLGIKKGGPPHGCDKENYSIGRRTLSCSLMVAEEMSGGRAQEGIIYASRFIFPPLFRNDPLVDVIFEILQSCSEYRAPYGVAGLKPLCAIVVPIIKCFRKSLATFYFTSEPKSRGSVRLSANGMIDVNGNYLKDEQDLFDAVRGVSNLINAMNGDAYKGVLQPAGSLSCPETVLNGLLDLILTVASMTSLFVTKPGNLPLIQKYLQDLLPTNSRRLRRLVAIGDNVKPRRLEATDLGDLEEPGDYHQDGMNEPNTFILEDYSEHVIDNVDEKKMEELGIKRKLEEAGFDFEAYRKHLDPNAEEDKETVISETANWFVSRRLQQQMEEDLHLTDEERHTARRLMELQREQEDKAAEPAFAVSAEELAEAKAACQKPCSGEENEACPAADVCCAAFNNSLCVRTDETVELERRLQEEMFHRKVAGSAPSRQAKQTQGVQNEKTAVHPEIFLGALPNALPELLNFVPSPQKSPPHPILYEKPPPHDFPTYLNPPKPEGFPDPSMFPATPPPGTPAIDALPYTNKQWAATFPPRLPNPYKPKEVAKYALTYMSSVWHHSNTAPMGEVVNTDFEVIGTQGLSVIDASVMNQLTRLNPLATLIMFGVYGAMKKLKKAGVEDVLPPLPHDH; encoded by the exons ATGGTGGGacattcttctctccgtgcctTCCGGCTGGGCAATCTGGCTGTTCTGGGCGCTTTATTCATTATCACCGTTGCGGCCGAGCCTCTAGCTGAGAAGGCACCAGAAAAATTGGCCGGGTTGAAATTGTCGAATGACGAGAATGGGAACCGCCGCCGACCGAAGCGGTTTCAGGACATTGCGGTACTAGAGACAGACGGGAAGTTGTCGCCTGAAACTCAAGCAGTTCTGGACTCCTTTCTTGACGTCGGcaagcaagagaaaaagtCACGCCGTCGTTCTGCATCCAATGAAGGAACCGAACAGGAGTCAGACAGGACTCGACACATACCGCCGCCAGCTCCAACATACGTTCCCAAGTTTGTGCCTATGAACATGTCTGAACCCTTTCCCTCTGCCCCTGGCTTTGCCTCCCCGACCTCGTCGTCTCAGTCCGAGGAATCTGAGGAAG ACTTTTCTTATGATATCGAAAAGGAGTACGAGAAAGCCAGATTGAAGTACCGAGATGCGCAGGTCGTCAAGGACAAGGAAGAATTCGATTTCATCGTCGTGGGATGCGGTTGCACAGGGTGCCCCTTGGCGAGCTATCTGGCCTTGAAAGGCGAGG GTGTTGCCGCTGCGGACCAGACCATGATGCAAGTCATCAACACACGAAGCGGGGTGCGGACGCACGTTGCGACTGTTATGGGCGGCGGGACGTCCAGCGATTTAGCCATTTAtgtggaggaaacggagaactACTTTAAATATATGAATAAGCGGTTCCCCGCCTACAAATTCCACTGGCCTACAATCCAAAGG ATGGATAAAGTGTGGAGCAGCTACAGTCTGTTCGATACCAAAGAAGGAGGTTTCCGCCGATCGACTGACGTCTTTATTGATGAGCTGCCCGAGCGTGCGAAAAAGAATCTGGTTGTGCGCACGCGACACAACGTGGAG TGGATCGAGTTCGACCTCGACCAAAATCCTCCGCGTGCGAAGTGTGTCGTCTACCGACCAACGGCCTATGAAGATATCAAGCCGCAAGGCACTAgctttgcttcttcgttgCCTTCTAGCAGCGCTC aTTGGGGCCCTTGGGTAGGCACATTCCTCGCTCCAAAGAGCGTCCTCATTAAATCTGGGGAGGTCGATCCAACAGATTTCTTCCAGAAGAAACAAGCCAAGTTCTTCCGCAAGGTGTGCCTGACGGAACGACGGGGTTCGCAGATCATTCTCAGCGCAGGTGCAATCCACTCTGCTGTCATCCTCTACAAATCTG GTATCGGCCCGCTTCCGCAACTAAAGAAAATCAAGACTCCCGTCATTGTGGAACACCCATATCTGG GGCAGCGTTTCAGCGACCGTGTGTTCATTCCGGTCAGTGCCTTCTCGAAGCACTACGCTGACGAGCTGACACCCGTCCCGTTTGCACCTATCCGGCGTTTGTCAACCTTGGATCCACTTTCGTCGAAAGCGACGACGCCTCGAGCCAGGGCTCGCAGAGACAAGCATGTCGCCAGCAATAACGAGGATGCAGACCAAACGAGCGGCAATGAGGACACCAAAcgaggcggcagaaaggAACGTCGACACCACAAGGGCATCTTCGCTACCGGTGGCCAAGTGAACgcaggaagcggcgacgagaACGCTGACGCCACTCAGGGTGTGACGAGAGCAGACGGCGGGATATCGGCTCTTGGACTCActgaaaacgaagacgaagccCAGCTGGCGAGTGCGcccagcgacgaggaagatcAGGCGTCAGGCTCGTCGCCCGCCCGCATCTTCCTTGCTGACCTCCAGAGGCCCATACCTCCTGAGTTATCTGGGAAGTACCTTGACGTCTACTTCCCTCAAAAAGGAGACCTGGATCCACCACGAGTGTGCCAAGGCTTGGGAATCAAAAAGGGAGGGCCGCCGCATGGCTGTGACAAGGAAAATTACAG TATCGGCCGCCGCACATTGAGTTGCTCTTTGATGGTCGCGGAGGAGATGTCCGGGGGTCGCGCTCAGGAAGGCATCATTTATGCTTCCCGTTTCATTTTCCCTCCCCTCTTTAGAAACGACCCTCTCGTTGATGTTATATTCGAGATCCTGCAGTCATGCTCTGAGTACAGAGCCCCCTACGGCGTTGCAGGTTTGAAACCGTTGTGCGCTATTGTGGTGCCAATTATTAAGTGTTTCCG GAAGTCACTTGCAACCTTTTACTTCACATCCGAACCGAAATCCCGAGGTTCGGTTCGTCTGTCTGCCAACGGCATGATTGACGTCAACGGCAACTACTTGAAGGATGAGCAAGACCTCTTTGATGCCGTCCGTGGTGTGTCGAACCTGATTAACGCTATGAACGGAGACGCGTACAA agGTGTTCTCCAGCCTGCCGGGTCGCTCTCGTGCCCAGAGACGGTCTTGAACGGCCTGCTCGATCTCATCTTGACTGTGGCAAGCATGACTTCCCTCTTCGTCACGAAGCCCGGGAACCTTCCTCTG ATCCAAAAGTACCTGCAAGATTTGCTGCCCACAAACagtcgtcgccttcggcgCTTGGTCGCCATCGGCGACAACGTCAAGCCCCGGCGTCTGGAGGCGACGGATCTGGGCGACCTCGAAGAGCCTGGCGACTACCACCAGGACGGCATGAACGAGCCGAACACATTCATCTTGGAGGATTACAGCGAGCATGTGATCGACAAtgtggacgagaagaagatggaggaGCTCGGAATCAAGCGCAAGCTGGAAGAA GCCGGATTCGACTTCGAGGCTTACAGAAAGCACCTGGACCCGAATGctgaggaagacaaagagacagtcaTTTCCGAGACCGCCAACTGGTTCGTCTCGCGTCGTCTGCAGCAGCAGATGGAGGAGGACCTACATCTTACCGATGAAGAGAGGCACACCGCGCGTCGCCTCATGGAGCTCCAGCGCGAACAGGAAGACAAAGCCGCGGAACCAGCGTTCGCAGTGTCTGCTGAAGAATtggcggaagcgaaggcagcTTGCCAAAAGCCGtgcagcggagaggaaaacgaggccTGCCCCGCCGCAGATGTCTGCTGCGCGGCCTTCAACAACTCACTCTGCGTCCGTACGGACGAGACAGTGGAGCTCGAGCGTCGCCTACAGGAGGAGATGTTCCACAGGAAAGTGGCGGGCAGTGCACCTTCTCGACAAGCGAAACAAACCCAAGGCGTgcagaacgagaaaacggcggTGCATCCAGAAATCTTCCTGGGTGCGTTGCCGAACGCGTTGCCGGAACTCTTGAACTTCGTGCCATCCCCGCAGAAGTCGCCGCCCCATCCCATTCTCTACGAGAAGCCTCCGCCTCACGATTTCCCTACTTACCTGAACCCCCCCAAACCGGAAGGTTTCCCAGACCCGTCCATGTTCCCCGCAACTCCCCCTCCCGGCACACCTGCCATCGACGCCCTGCCGTACACCAACAAACAATGGGCTGCCACATTTCCCCCGCGACTTCCAA ATCCATACAAGCCAAAGGAAGTTGCAAAGTACGCGCTCACCTACATGTCGAGCGTATGGCATCACAGCAACACGGCTCCCATGGGTGAGGTGGTCAACACGGACTTCGAGGTCATTGGCACTCAGGGTCTTTCCGTCATCGACGCCTCGGTTATGAACCAACTGACGCGATTGAATCCCCTTGCTACTCTTATCATGTTTGGAGT CTACGGAGCCATGAAGAAGCTAAAGAAAGCAGGTGTAGAAGATGTTCTCCCCCCTCTACCCCATGACCACTGA